The bacterium genome contains a region encoding:
- a CDS encoding response regulator produces the protein MGKLLVVDDDQNLRLLYQKELEAMGHQITTAASAEEARQCFEKEKPELVVLDLKLTAEEGGLEALRWMRDFDPRIPIVINTAYPAYKADFSSWLADAYIVKSGNLEELKATISKLLNKNQ, from the coding sequence ATGGGTAAATTGCTGGTAGTGGACGACGACCAGAACCTGAGGCTGCTGTATCAAAAGGAACTGGAGGCCATGGGTCACCAGATCACCACCGCCGCCTCGGCCGAAGAGGCCAGGCAGTGCTTTGAAAAGGAAAAGCCGGAGCTGGTGGTGCTGGACCTGAAGCTGACGGCCGAGGAGGGCGGCCTGGAGGCCCTGCGCTGGATGCGGGATTTTGATCCCAGGATCCCCATCGTCATCAACACCGCCTATCCGGCCTACAAGGCGGATTTCTCCTCCTGGCTGGCCGATGCCTACATAGTCAAATCGGGGAATCTGGAGGAGCTGAAGGCAACGATAAGCAAACTATTAAATAAAAACCAATAA
- a CDS encoding ATP-binding protein, translating into MTKKCWEEVLCTREDCPVKQNQEDYCWLSQARVCIDGQNRDIRERLHQCCRDCPHFQKTLERSTGRRLTDQVMAETVLKLLEEMGGVHAELTASNRQLGQKMRELAILNEATKALQTTLDLDQVLHIILTGVTSAQTLSLNRAFLLLVDGDRRSLTGKMAVGPGGPEEAFNIWNELQKSPRSFREMALTPYRQVQGNVLVNQLVNKMSVSLSDRNNILVQVLESKKPLLVSDASSFPGALELAGLLKVNSFIAAPLVAEQEALGIILADNAVTKMPIRPDDVTLLEIFAGQVSAFIRNAGLYQSLKDKVRELQQSQEKLLKAERMAAVGEMAAVLAHEIRTPMVSIGGFVNSMIREKPDDPQFGQQLKIISSEIDRLEGVLTDTLELSRFKEPELVSESINDVVKRCLGVLRTEFDRQSIKVEMSMEEGLEPVWIDRRQFPQVLMNILKNALHAMPLGGQLSVRTFLDAQKEMVISISDTGSGISRQALEHVFEPKFTTKRGGLGIGLAVSKKIVEGHRGSIAVSSAEGRGTSFVIRLPSGNQTAV; encoded by the coding sequence ATGACCAAAAAATGCTGGGAGGAGGTCCTGTGCACCCGGGAGGACTGCCCGGTCAAGCAGAACCAGGAAGATTATTGCTGGCTTTCCCAAGCCCGGGTTTGCATAGACGGTCAGAACCGGGACATCCGGGAGCGCCTGCACCAGTGCTGCCGCGACTGCCCCCATTTTCAGAAAACTTTGGAGCGCAGTACCGGGCGGCGGCTGACCGACCAGGTGATGGCCGAGACGGTCCTGAAACTGCTGGAGGAGATGGGCGGGGTCCATGCCGAACTGACGGCCAGCAACCGGCAGCTGGGCCAGAAGATGCGGGAGCTGGCCATCCTGAACGAAGCGACCAAGGCCCTGCAGACCACCCTGGACCTGGACCAGGTGCTGCACATCATTTTGACCGGGGTCACCTCCGCCCAGACCCTGAGCCTGAACCGGGCCTTTCTGCTGCTGGTGGACGGCGACCGGAGATCATTGACCGGGAAGATGGCGGTGGGGCCGGGCGGGCCGGAGGAAGCCTTCAACATCTGGAACGAACTGCAGAAGTCGCCCCGCTCCTTCCGGGAAATGGCCCTGACCCCCTACCGCCAGGTGCAGGGAAATGTCCTGGTCAATCAGCTGGTGAATAAAATGTCGGTTTCCCTGAGCGACCGGAATAACATCCTGGTGCAGGTGCTGGAATCAAAGAAACCACTGCTGGTAAGCGATGCCTCTTCTTTTCCCGGGGCCCTGGAACTGGCCGGCCTGCTTAAGGTCAACTCCTTCATCGCGGCCCCGCTGGTGGCCGAGCAGGAAGCCTTGGGGATCATTTTGGCCGACAATGCCGTCACCAAAATGCCGATCCGCCCCGATGATGTCACCCTGCTGGAGATCTTTGCCGGACAGGTCTCGGCCTTCATCCGGAACGCCGGGCTGTACCAGAGCTTAAAGGACAAGGTCAGGGAACTGCAGCAGAGCCAGGAAAAACTCCTGAAGGCCGAACGGATGGCGGCGGTGGGCGAGATGGCGGCGGTGCTGGCCCACGAGATCCGGACCCCCATGGTCTCCATCGGGGGGTTCGTCAATTCCATGATCAGGGAAAAACCCGACGATCCCCAGTTCGGCCAGCAGCTTAAGATCATCAGCTCCGAGATCGACCGGCTGGAGGGGGTGCTGACCGACACCCTGGAACTGTCGCGGTTCAAGGAGCCGGAGCTGGTCAGCGAAAGCATCAACGATGTGGTCAAACGCTGCCTTGGCGTGCTGAGAACAGAGTTCGACCGCCAGAGCATAAAGGTGGAGATGTCGATGGAAGAAGGGCTGGAACCGGTCTGGATAGACCGCCGCCAGTTCCCGCAGGTGCTGATGAACATTCTCAAGAACGCCCTGCACGCAATGCCTCTGGGCGGGCAATTGTCGGTCAGAACATTTCTGGATGCCCAAAAAGAGATGGTCATATCGATATCAGATACCGGTTCGGGCATATCACGCCAGGCGCTGGAGCATGTCTTTGAGCCCAAGTTCACCACCAAACGGGGGGGCTTAGGCATAGGTTTGGCGGTTAGCAAGAAAATAGTGGAGGGCCACCGGGGCAGCATTGCGGTCAGTTCCGCCGAAGGCCGGGGGACATCGTTTGTGATCCGCCTGCCCTCGGGCAATCAAACGGCAGTATAA
- a CDS encoding radical SAM protein, whose product MVHQPSYIELFQDGRLEARCREAEKLLSSCCLCPRQCGVDRARNQKGFCRSGRLPIVSSYNAHMGEEPPISGSKGSGTIFFANCNMACVYCQNWPISQLGQGQEVPLERLAGMMLELQERGCHNINFVTPSHMTAQILLALRLAAEQGFNLPLVYNSSGYDSQISLKLLDGVVDIYLPDIRYCDPEASEKYSQAPDYPEVCRQALKEMWRQAGELETDREEIAQRGMIVRHLVLPNKLSQTREALAFLAGEISPAVHLSLMAQYFPAHQTKAIPELDRRLTGEEYRQALEWLEELGMENGWHQELDDSGGGPADRIVREP is encoded by the coding sequence ATGGTTCATCAGCCCTCATACATAGAATTATTCCAGGACGGACGGCTGGAAGCAAGATGCCGGGAGGCCGAAAAGCTCCTGTCTTCCTGCTGCCTGTGCCCCCGGCAGTGCGGGGTGGACCGGGCCCGGAACCAGAAGGGATTCTGCCGCAGCGGCCGTCTTCCCATTGTTTCCAGCTATAACGCCCATATGGGCGAAGAGCCCCCCATCTCTGGCAGCAAAGGCTCGGGCACCATCTTCTTTGCCAACTGCAACATGGCCTGCGTCTACTGCCAGAACTGGCCGATCAGCCAGCTGGGACAGGGCCAGGAAGTGCCCCTGGAACGCCTGGCCGGAATGATGCTGGAATTACAGGAAAGAGGCTGCCACAACATCAACTTCGTCACCCCCTCCCACATGACGGCCCAGATCCTCCTGGCGCTGCGGCTGGCGGCGGAGCAGGGCTTTAACCTGCCGCTGGTCTACAACTCCAGCGGGTACGATTCCCAAATATCCCTGAAACTTTTGGACGGCGTGGTGGACATTTACCTGCCCGACATCCGTTACTGCGATCCCGAGGCGTCCGAAAAATACTCCCAGGCTCCGGACTACCCGGAGGTCTGCCGCCAGGCCCTCAAGGAAATGTGGCGCCAGGCCGGGGAGCTTGAAACAGACCGGGAGGAAATAGCCCAAAGGGGGATGATCGTCAGGCACCTGGTCCTGCCAAACAAGCTTTCCCAGACCAGGGAAGCCCTGGCTTTTTTGGCCGGTGAAATATCACCGGCGGTGCACCTTTCCCTGATGGCCCAGTATTTTCCCGCCCATCAGACCAAAGCCATCCCGGAACTGGACCGCCGCCTGACCGGCGAGGAATACCGCCAGGCCCTGGAATGGCTGGAGGAGCTGGGAATGGAGAACGGCTGGCATCAGGAGCTGGACGACAGCGGGGGCGGGCCGGCCGACCGGATAGTGAGGGAGCCATGA
- a CDS encoding tetratricopeptide repeat protein: protein MNKWPHKHQKLWITKQGGDSHYPWLVIKRKADILETLGQWDNAENLYCRNLEMSERFGDRIHLALSQNDQGWMLTNKGKPDQARIMLEEAYKTFKEAEHSYGLARCCNFLGTLHYRQGQYQKAIEYYNTDLELSVTSNDQEAVCALYGNLGIVYYELGELDKALAHYRKQIELSKKVGNTANICNGMGNMASIYMDQGDYQKALECSNIQLTMATQMGELNSIAVASNNIGDCCLKQGHFLEAKENFEKQLVISKKLGDKFLESVAYGDLGQVFQALGRNKEALEHYSLAIDIQSKLGIKYYLCYYLLFRAGLHYDLKQFSRAREDAASGKAVAAEIGREEMVFKARLLDALLTAEENQSEAEAALTGLLAENQDGKRRFEILHHLHRITAKPAYKEQARELIKASDTAIWPYSLRRLAGELE from the coding sequence ATGAATAAATGGCCGCATAAACATCAGAAATTGTGGATAACCAAGCAAGGCGGCGACAGTCATTATCCCTGGTTGGTAATAAAAAGAAAGGCCGACATACTGGAGACCCTGGGCCAGTGGGATAACGCCGAAAACTTGTACTGTCGCAACCTGGAAATGTCCGAACGCTTCGGAGACAGGATCCATCTGGCCCTCAGCCAGAATGATCAGGGCTGGATGCTGACCAATAAGGGCAAGCCGGATCAGGCCCGGATCATGCTAGAAGAAGCCTATAAAACTTTCAAAGAAGCGGAACACTCTTATGGGTTGGCTCGCTGCTGCAATTTCTTGGGCACCCTGCACTACCGTCAGGGCCAGTATCAAAAGGCAATAGAGTACTACAATACTGACCTGGAGCTTTCGGTAACCAGCAACGATCAGGAAGCCGTCTGTGCCTTATATGGAAATCTGGGGATCGTGTATTATGAGCTGGGCGAACTGGATAAGGCGCTTGCCCACTACCGGAAGCAGATTGAACTGTCAAAAAAGGTTGGGAATACGGCCAACATCTGCAACGGCATGGGGAACATGGCCAGCATCTACATGGATCAGGGCGATTATCAGAAGGCATTAGAGTGTTCCAACATACAACTGACCATGGCCACGCAGATGGGGGAACTGAACAGCATCGCCGTAGCCAGCAATAACATCGGCGATTGCTGCCTGAAACAGGGGCATTTTTTGGAAGCCAAAGAGAACTTTGAGAAACAGCTGGTCATCTCTAAAAAGCTGGGAGATAAATTTTTGGAGAGCGTGGCCTACGGCGATTTGGGGCAGGTATTTCAGGCCCTGGGACGGAACAAGGAGGCCCTGGAGCATTATTCCCTGGCCATTGACATCCAAAGCAAATTGGGGATTAAATATTACCTGTGCTACTATCTCCTTTTCCGGGCCGGGTTGCATTATGACCTGAAGCAATTCAGCCGGGCCCGGGAGGATGCCGCCTCGGGCAAGGCCGTGGCCGCAGAGATCGGGCGGGAGGAAATGGTGTTCAAGGCCAGGCTGCTGGATGCCTTGCTTACGGCGGAGGAAAACCAATCCGAAGCCGAGGCCGCCTTGACCGGACTGTTGGCAGAAAACCAGGATGGCAAAAGGCGGTTTGAGATTCTCCACCATCTTCACCGGATCACGGCCAAGCCGGCATACAAAGAACAGGCCCGGGAGTTGATCAAGGCCTCAGATACTGCAATCTGGCCGTACAGCCTGCGCCGGCTGGCGGGAGAATTGGAATGA
- a CDS encoding tetratricopeptide repeat protein, with translation MSSPGGRFFPFQLRAAKSDVLHRIGRWNELIAMLEQDLVRARELETPVYQGRCLLKLGIIEAQRGKFAEAEAKTAMALGIYQTAGDGPGIYQCRSTLLKIASNLKEYEKAENMALELMSEARLKQDRSSESEMLNNLGLVCLKMGRDKEALEYLNRKLELSKELGDEGGRASALGNIGGVYFARGQYDKAAACDRESIEISRRTGDVYAEYFALYNLAKACEQMGKMDEAMTYYRSDLEMARQLGDKPGEQDILEDIKRLTTAEVVEKTVQAKQNE, from the coding sequence ATGTCCTCCCCCGGAGGCCGGTTCTTTCCCTTTCAGCTGCGGGCTGCCAAGTCTGATGTATTGCACCGCATCGGCCGATGGAACGAACTGATCGCCATGCTGGAACAGGATCTGGTCCGGGCCCGGGAACTGGAAACCCCGGTTTACCAGGGCCGATGCCTGCTGAAGCTGGGCATCATAGAGGCCCAACGGGGAAAGTTCGCCGAGGCCGAGGCCAAGACCGCCATGGCTTTGGGGATCTATCAAACGGCCGGTGATGGTCCCGGGATTTACCAGTGCAGGTCCACCCTGCTTAAGATCGCCAGCAACCTTAAGGAATATGAAAAGGCAGAAAACATGGCCCTGGAGCTGATGTCGGAAGCCAGGCTCAAACAAGACCGTTCCAGCGAGAGTGAAATGCTGAACAACCTGGGTTTGGTCTGCCTGAAGATGGGGCGGGACAAGGAGGCTTTGGAATATCTCAACCGAAAGCTGGAGCTTTCCAAAGAACTGGGGGATGAGGGCGGCCGGGCCAGCGCCCTGGGAAACATCGGGGGAGTTTATTTTGCCAGAGGGCAATACGACAAGGCCGCGGCCTGCGACCGGGAATCGATAGAGATCAGCCGGCGGACCGGCGACGTCTACGCAGAATACTTTGCCCTTTATAACCTGGCTAAGGCCTGTGAACAGATGGGAAAGATGGACGAAGCAATGACATACTACCGGAGCGACCTGGAGATGGCCCGACAGTTGGGGGACAAGCCGGGGGAACAGGATATCCTTGAAGACATTAAGCGTCTTACAACGGCTGAGGTTGTGGAGAAAACGGTACAAGCGAAGCAAAATGAATAA